One Coffea eugenioides isolate CCC68of chromosome 2, Ceug_1.0, whole genome shotgun sequence genomic window, CCAAGAATTGCTGTCAAGTCTAGAGACACGGGATTCATGCATGACAGTTTTTCAATTCAAGTCAAAGTCCTAAGGGGCATGTTTCCATATTGAATTGGGAGACAAATTAGATTATTAGGGAATATCTTCTTCTTAGGGAAATTAggaagttttattttatttgggaaGCTTAAAAGtaggaaaatgaaaaaggaagaaagccGGCATCCCGCATGATTAATACTTGGAGGAGGACCATGACTCTGTGAAAAAAAAGGCAGCGGCTTGGCTGTCTGTCTTCTTAGTTAGTTTTCTTTGTAAAATGCTTATGCAAAGGTTCTCAATGAACTCGCACAGTTTTTTCTCAATGGTATGcggctaattttcttttctagttgAAGGACAACTTCAAGACTTAGTtccaaacatctgtgagatcaaattaattttatttatttcttttattcattggtattcaTACGTTTTCTGATTTAacttcttatgattgttttgttatttgaatgtaaAGGAGCCGATATttgaattaacctaataatctactatcAATTTAAccagttaaatccgtaattgtttgattggttaATACCAGTGACGCCTAGCGTGATTAGTcccatgttagggaaacgtatgatctaatttaaataaaccctggtagcgtgtttgttgattagggttgggcttttctaattcttaatgcaattaAGTAATtgaatcctacggtcgtacctagggttatttcttagttaggaaaatagttaacggttgtaccttggctatcgaaaaagtaaggaaaggttggttgtttatcacatgtatgacaactataaccaatctattaatgagtaattgaattatctttgcatcgatgatcagttgaatggaccgtgtctgaaaagttgcacctttaGTTAGAGTCGTATCTATTGTTGATTAATTTCTGTTGATTTTCGTGACTTGcttttatttagttaattagttatttttataaaaatcccCCATCTCTGaattctaaaagaaataaattatctcaatccctgtggattcgaccctgctcaccgctatatacaaatttgtattttttctgaataggtaattattattatacaggctcgacacctgtcacaCAATGCACTATACTTTAAGGGGAATAATTGCAGTTAAATCTTATGAGTATAAATATCTTTTTTGATATTATCGTTTGTACAATGCTAGAGTTGACTAAAggattttgcaaataaaataaacaaagaatAACATTAGAGGGTAAAATGCAAAACTAGCTATACCTAAAGGGAATTTTTGTAATTAACCCATATTTTTGGAAGAGAAGATGCATGAATTATCATCTAATAATTGGAGTTGGCTTGtgcctttttcaagaaaaaggacgCCAATGATTTCCAAGCTACACGTTTAAATTGTTCAACCGTTAACTAGTCAAATCTCTTCATTATAGATTAAAATAAATTTCAAACAATCAAAAGCAtattttagctttttttttttggttcaaactTCTTTTCTACCATTTGTATGTTATGGAAGAATAAAGTTGAGCTTCAaggggaaataaaaaaaaaaagagaaaagaaaaaaaaaagagaaagaaagaaagaaagaaacgaaaATAAAAGGAGGGAAAGCTAAAGTGACAAAAGCAAGCCAAAGGCTTTTCCATGTTTACTGCCCTTGTTGACAGGGATTACACGATGCAGTTACCATGACCACTTTTGAAGTAGAAGTAGAAATCATTAACAGTAACAGGTGAACCCTAATTCAATGATGGGTCCATAGCTAAGGATGGCAATAGGCGGCCACCCGCCCCGcggggggttggggcgggggtggggaggaattttttccccttgtttagaaacggggcgggtcTAATTCAATGATGGCTCCATAGTTAAGGATGGCAATGGGGACAGGTGCTCGCGCGGGGGACTAATGGGGCGGGGGTGAGGGGGAATTTTTTCCTCccgtttagaaacggggcgAGGGATGGGCACCCGCCCCGCGGGGGGCGGGGGAGTGTACCCCCGGTCCACCCTCCAGCCTGCCACCcgtttaaaatataaatataaatatatatatatgtatataattatatatataatatttaatttaatttgttacaaacttatgataatgattttattggttatatgtattatataatgtatattagtatatgtaatataattgatattatcaattatactaataatgaTATATgactactaatagaaattattaattaattatactaaatttactaatacatttatactaaatccctaattacacttaatacaataacatttttttctcaaaaaaaaaaaacacaagcacaataatgaattagtgattgtatttgtgccaaaagtaaaatcttgactactttagttgtatttatttcatcgtgttggattgtattcaaataatttttgtttgattatttttataaatttcaattatgaaattacaatgaataataatttgatgatatgttgatattttagtacttgattatttgttaaaatttaactataataaaattatataacaaatttttatttatctaaCGGGGgaggcggggcggggcggggccAGGGGAATTTGTAGGCCGCGGGCGGGCaccccgccccattgccatcgTTATCCATAGATTGGTGGTTGAGCATTTGACTGCCAACTCTTGTGCAACCCAATAACAGAGATGCAAACATCATATATGGATTGTGAAGGACTATCCCTTTTCCACCAAATGCCAGATTGGGAGAATGTATGGTATCCTCTGTCTTATATCCCACATCGATGAATTAGTTGAGCCATGCACCCTTTATATGTCTAAGATTGGAGCACAGATGTCACGACCTTACTTGAACCGGATCTGTTCTATAGGTTCGTACCTCTGTGTCCTTGAGTTCTAAGGAGATAGGAAACCAAATCTGGTAGATGAAATACAACTGCTTGACCAGAGCGTGATTGACAGCTCTTGCAGCTCAGTTGGGCCGCAAGTGCGGTAGAGGATCGTTCCTAGTTCTTGCTTCAGCACAGGCTAGGGTGGTCTTGCAGTTGTCTGACAGACCTCCCtccctcattttctttttcttgggttGCTAAATGTTTTAAACTTTTGATCTGATATGGTTTCTGTTTTCCCACACAGTTTTTCTTGCAGAATCTAGGGACTTTTCTGAAAGTTTCTTGATAATTAATCATAGTTGATTGATAATAGTGAAACCATAATTTCCTTCTTGACCTACACCCCAAAATTTCGACTACAATTTATATTTCTATATATACAATACGTACATATGCACACGGGATGGAATCCGCTTCTCACAATATGTTCAACTAATTTGATGGAACAAAAATGTAGGAGTCAAACTGAAGCCAGCAATTGCAAATTCACTCCTGGCACAACCCAATGTATTATACTCATCCCATTTCCTTGTGAAGGACTATGGATTGACTGTAGATAGCCTCAGGTGGGTAGATGGACTTTCTTCTTTGAAAAGCTTAGACTTGTCCGGGGTACAACTTTTGGATGGCTAATGACTGGTTATATTCAGTTAACTTCCTTCCTTCTTTAGTTTCTTTGAATTTTGCTGGCTGCGGACTTCATACATTTCCTCCTCTTTTACATATCAATTTCACATCTCTTACTTCTCTTAATCTTCAGTGGAACAATTTCAACTCCACCATCCCTCTCTGGTTGTCCAATGTCACTAGCCTTAAGCAACTCCAACTTGATCATAACAGCTTTAATGTTTCAATTCCTGACAATTTTGAAAAGTTCACCTCTCTTGCTGTTCATGATCTTTCTTCAAACTTTTTTGGAATTCAACTGCCGAATTCTTTCTGTAAGTTAACTAGTCTTGTTCACATGGATCTCAATGGCAACAATTTCCAAGGCACAATCCCCTATTGCTTTAAGAACCTGACTTCACTTGCCATTCTTAATTTGGAAGCAAATTATCTTGAGGGTCCGATTCCAGATTCAATTACTCAAATGTGCAGTTTGCAAGTGCTTGATTTGTCCCTAAACCAATTCAATTCACCATTACCAACTCCGATTAGAGATCCATCTGTCTGCCTCCTTAATAGTCTGAAGGAGCTGTATTTTATATCCATTATCCAATGACTTCTTTGGTTACTTACCCAGTCAGCTGGAAATGTACAGGAATCCGGAGGTACTCCATCTTTCTTTTAATTCACTCTCTGGCACAATTCCTTCTGAGCTTGGCAGCCTGTCACACTTAAGGGAGCTGTATATTAGCAACAATAAGTTCTATCGTATTGGACAACTTGGACAACTTGTAGAGTTggtaaagttggaaatttcaaataattcatTGAGTTGTGTAGTATCTGAAGTCCACTTTGAGCAGCTCTCGAAATTAAAGAATTTGTTAGTCTCTTCAAATTCATTCCTATTCAAAGCGAGTCCTCTTTGGATTCCACCTTTTCAACTGCAAATGATTGAGTTAGAATCGACTGATGTAGGCCCCCAATTTCCTCCTTGGCTGCAAACTCAAAAGGGAGTGAAAAGGTTGATCATGTCAAATGCGAGCATCTCAGATGCCATACCCGGTTGGTTTGAGAATATGTATTCTCGAATTGACGATCTGGATTTGTCACACAACAGCATAAGTGGAAGATtaccaaaatttgaagaatATAATGATTCTTTCCGAGTAATAAAGCTGAAGTCCAACAAATTCAAGGGTACGGTAACATATGCTCCTTTGGGAGCTTATTTGGTTGATCTTTCCGAAAATTCCTTGGAAGGCCAGCTACCTCTATTTGACAGTTATTTGAATCTGTCACAGAGTCATCTCTCACTCTTTGATAACCATTTCACGGGTGAAATCTCCCCCTCTTTATGTGAAATTCAGAGTTTGATAATCATTGATCTGTCAAGCAACCAGTTATCAGGAAAGATCCCTTCATGCTTGGCGAACCTCCAAAACTTGCATGTGCTTGACCTCTCAAATAACAGTTTCCATGGGAAAATTCCAAATTCTTTGGGTTTTATCGAGGGAATCCGTGCTTTGCACTTGCAGCAGAACAATCTACACGGAAAGCTTCCATCATC contains:
- the LOC113759927 gene encoding receptor-like protein EIX2, producing the protein MAMGTGVKLKPAIANSLLAQPNVLYSSHFLVKDYGLTVDSLRWVDGLSSLKSLDLSGWNNFNSTIPLWLSNVTSLKQLQLDHNSFNVSIPDNFEKFTSLAVHDLSSNFFGIQLPNSFCKLTSLVHMDLNGNNFQGTIPYCFKNLTSLAILNLEANYLEGPIPDSITQMCSLQVLDLSLNQFNSPLPTPIRDPSVCLLNSLKELQLEMYRNPEVLHLSFNSLSGTIPSELGSLSHLRELYISNNKFYRIGQLGQLVELVKLEISNNSLSCVVSEVHFEQLSKLKNLLVSSNSFLFKASPLWIPPFQLQMIELESTDVGPQFPPWLQTQKGVKRLIMSNASISDAIPGWFENMYSRIDDLDLSHNSISGRLPKFEEYNDSFRVIKLKSNKFKGTVTYAPLGAYLVDLSENSLEGQLPLFDSYLNLSQSHLSLFDNHFTGEISPSLCEIQSLIIIDLSSNQLSGKIPSCLANLQNLHVLDLSNNSFHGKIPNSLGFIEGIRALHLQQNNLHGKLPSSFQNLKNLRILDIGNNGFNDITHPWIGNLWDLMFLSLKILILSKNNLSGSIPHCFNNFITLISEDPQMSCYMKFMLDRTVVRHLSMLYFERRMLESMKGRELKYSRSLQYLKRIELSENSISGQIPEEIMELIGLQNLNLSGNCLQGRIPDKIGNLKQLESLDLSRYKLSSPIPPSLSTLNSLSRLNLSFNELSGQIPTGNQLQTLNDPSIYAGNGGLCGVPLLRTCPDEKSSNGDKYMLENNGEMELELSWFYAGLGPGFGFGFMIVRCILVFKKPWRAALFQFLESFLTDKGSKWTEGYV